The Artemia franciscana chromosome 11, ASM3288406v1, whole genome shotgun sequence genome has a segment encoding these proteins:
- the LOC136032690 gene encoding uncharacterized protein LOC136032690 isoform X1: MCCWRVCGMEHQAEQVQKMKVDVEMRDKILQDLYAWEEKMREEDAQYKLSRNSQIHSIDGDALYKAGKLEEALNAYAQALETKKDNITCCTNRALIFTRLER; this comes from the exons ATGTGTTGTTGGAGAGTTTGTGG aaTGGAGCACCAAGCTGAGCAAGTTCAGAAAATGAAAGTGGATGTAGAGATGAGAGACAAAATTTTGCAGGATTTATATGCATGGGAGGAAAAAATGAGAGAAGAAGATGCACAGTATAAGTTAAGCAGGAATTCCCAAATACACAGTATTGAT GGCGATGCTTTATACAAGGCTGGTAAACTGGAGGAAGCGCTAAACGCGTATGCCCAAGCACTAGAAACGAAAAAGGATAATATAACTTGCTGCACGAACCGAGCTTTAATCTTCACTCGACTTGAGAGGTAG
- the LOC136032690 gene encoding uncharacterized protein LOC136032690 isoform X2 has product MEHQAEQVQKMKVDVEMRDKILQDLYAWEEKMREEDAQYKLSRNSQIHSIDGDALYKAGKLEEALNAYAQALETKKDNITCCTNRALIFTRLER; this is encoded by the exons aTGGAGCACCAAGCTGAGCAAGTTCAGAAAATGAAAGTGGATGTAGAGATGAGAGACAAAATTTTGCAGGATTTATATGCATGGGAGGAAAAAATGAGAGAAGAAGATGCACAGTATAAGTTAAGCAGGAATTCCCAAATACACAGTATTGAT GGCGATGCTTTATACAAGGCTGGTAAACTGGAGGAAGCGCTAAACGCGTATGCCCAAGCACTAGAAACGAAAAAGGATAATATAACTTGCTGCACGAACCGAGCTTTAATCTTCACTCGACTTGAGAGGTAG